One genomic window of Medicago truncatula cultivar Jemalong A17 chromosome 1, MtrunA17r5.0-ANR, whole genome shotgun sequence includes the following:
- the LOC25483710 gene encoding NDR1/HIN1-like protein 3, translating into MAGNQLNGAYYGPSIPPPPQPKPRRHRNDDGCGICSCLCGCVRGCCGCIFNCILGLICKIITTIIVIIVILGFIFWLIVRPNVVKFTVNDATLTQFNFNETNTLHYDLALNVTVRNPNRRVGIYYDTIETMAFYKDVQFANQTLGRFFQHHKNTSFLNPVFKDKQVVILNEDQNKEFDKEKIDGVYGIDFKMLIEMRFKFGWFKIGHAKPKVRCDLKVPLKSHNGSSSLGNVFQATECDWDYKWRLWH; encoded by the coding sequence ATGGCCGGAAATCAACTCAACGGCGCTTATTACGGCCCATCGATCCCTCCACCACCGCAACCAAAACCTCGTCGACACCGCAACGACGACGGTTGCGGCATCTGCAGCTGTCTCTGCGGCTGCGTTCGTGGTTGTTGCGGCTGCATTTTCAACTGCATCTTAGGTTTAATCTGCAAAATCATCACCACAATCATCGTCATCATCGTGATCCTCGGGTTCATCTTCTGGCTCATTGTTCGACCTAACGTCGTCAAATTCACCGTCAACGATGCAACCCTTACGCAATTCAATTTTAATGAAACCAACACACTTCACTACGATCTCGCTCTTAACGTCACGGTTCGTAACCCTAATCGAAGAGTTGGTATTTACTATGACACCATTGAAACGATGGCGTTTTATAAGGATGTTCAGTTTGCGAATCAAACCCTAGGGAGATTCTTTCAGCATCATAAGAATACGAGTTTTTTGAATCCTGTTTTCAAAGATAAACAAGTTGTTATTCTGAATGAAGATCAGAATAAGGAGTTTGATAAAGAGAAAATTGATGGGGTTTATGGAATTgattttaagatgttgattgaaATGAGGTTTAAATTTGGTTGGTTTAAGATTGGACATGCGAAACCTAAGGTTCGTTGTGATTTGAAGGTACCTTTGAAATCACATAATGGTTCTTCTTCTTTGGGGAATGTGTTTCAAGCTACTGAATGTGATTGGGATTACAAATGGAGATTGTGGCATTAG